A segment of the Corythoichthys intestinalis isolate RoL2023-P3 chromosome 16, ASM3026506v1, whole genome shotgun sequence genome:
ctgcatttgtgcattttgcggctatgtcttACGTTACgcacatgcgcagaaccgcatcgttgcaatttttgatggattgcaaaatttgtcagaacaccggtctgtgggggaaaaaaaagacccaaataacaccagtccgtggtgcaaaaaaggttggggacccctgacctGGCGAACGTTTGATTCAGTCTGAATGCGTGTGATGCATCTGTGTGCATACTTTGAGGTAGTCGTAGATGTTGCAGATGAAGGTGACAAAGCACACCCACTCCTGCAGGGAACGAGCTCGGGTCTCCTCACGGTCCTTGAACTCCTGCTGGAGTCTGTTCAGCAAGTTCCTCCTGAACACGCTGCCGTTGTTTTGCTTGGCTTCTGCCTGTAACGCAGAAATCACAACTGAACAACATTTCCACATGTACGGCATCCCCTAGCGCTGTGAGCACCTGCACAATCGTGTAGCAGATGCGTCCCGCCTCTTTGCTGAACACTTGGTCCTTCAGTGACTGATCCACGATGATGTTGGACACCTTCTCCAGGTTCACTGACCCCGGATCTGTAAGACAATCGCATTGGGAGTCGACTGCAATGTTTTATTGAGTGCCATTCGTGTGTTCATCTCACCTTTCAAGGCAGTTTTGAGCAATATTTGTGTTTCCAGGTCAAACGACTGGATCCTGTAGTCCTCCGGAGAGTTTTCCATAGTTGGAAAAACAGGATTTTTGGTCTGCTTTTCAAGTCAACTCCACTGCCTCCTACCTAAACTATTTAGTGGAAAGCGTGTGACAACAATAGCTCTAAAATCCTGTGGTGTCATCAAGTTGGCTCCAGACTAATGAGAGCAAGGATTAACGTAAGCAAACTCTGGTCACATTCACACTGCAGTGCGTTAAATTAAAAGTGACCATAAACGCAAAAGCACACGTTCGACCAGTTAAGAAGTGAGTTACTTGCAGTCGTTggcaaattttttattttatttttttaaatgaatgttttcaaatgtaaatcgaacgTGACACAAGCTAGCTAGCTTGTTTTCCCGCGTTCAACAAGTCGGAGTGAAGTTTAACGGGAAAATAGTTAAATGTAGCGTTAGTTGAATGTCAGGTTTATATTTCGCTACTTACATTTGGAAAATGCAAGGCGAATCGTGGAGGTAATAGATGATTCTTCGCGTCTTCACGCCTCGTGTATAGGTATAGCGTATTACTCAGTCTAAGGATGGGCGTATCGATGATTTGGTATCGATATATCATTACTCAAAGGCTATTCATTTCGTAtctatttcaataaaaaaaaatatcagtaaCCATTTGAAATTAATAATAAGAGTGCACGTATTTTTATCTGTTTTGGTAGTTTAATTCGTTACGCAATGTAGCAGAACCCCTGTACCTATTGGAAGATTGGACTCGTCCGTATCACATGACCAGGaaacgagacttttttttttctttattgacaaacaacaacaaacattacAACATAAGTGGCATGGTACAATGTTAAACAACATTAGAAGTAACAGGCAAGCTTAGAGCATAATCATGCACATAATATCAAAAATTAcaatcacatttaaaaaaatggaggAAAGAAGAACTATATATAATGCGgataacactcaggtgacttgaagttccgctctgggaTCCACAATTTaggcaactttcaaaattgtccgatatgcatgtgtaatacatcattggaaaacttaaaatctcaattttctgggggaagaaaaattttgagcaggagggcatttaaaaaaataataataatttaaacagcaaaaccctatctggaggtgagagcacgtgagaacagaattacagacgccgtgACTTTGGCGAGATATCATCGCGtacctactttgtttcgatccaaaaactccatgtagcatgtatcactgagtgtcaagacacagctgtgaatggccacagctggattttttgaggattttatgggtgaaacatggtgatataacaagggtcgcgatgcagaaatcgcagacatcaaggagtggtcgagattttctttttcatatatttacccttttaaacgtttttttcaaatttttttttgtttggatcaattatttatcatctaacatatcggagaaaatgcgacagtaacaaaaaaaaatacaattaagcgatagttatgagatagatatccatgacttttttacagatgctatttttttcattgtgacataatttgtttaaaagtttaaaatatgtgagtgaataattttttaaagtcgttttctttttttaaatgaaatatgagacatcaatgaatgagtctaagctaaaaatgacagacattttgaataataaatataattaattacctttgttttgtggctgggttgaaacaaaagcggttgcgcgacgtctgtaaacgggggttttcagggtaaaacggacaaattaaaaatagtttaggggcttaatgtgccatgaatctgctatggcagcatatatacatattgttctatcaaacacaacagttgttttagcttaaaatacaacagttttcttttaaagaggagtgcaagagcagaaactgctttttcagtcttgtctgtgttttccgctatatgtatgtgtatgtgagtgtgtgtgtgtgtgtacacaaaataaataatagtaaaAGAAAAAGACTAGGGTATACTAGCCAAGTCCAGCTCCTCAGTAATTTCACACAGTTTTAAagcatttttcctcttcatatATTTCAAAGAAGAAAATAGTGACATAATTCTTTgtgaaaaatattaaaagtaggaaaagatttgaaatatttattctTATGTATGAAAAATTTCCCAAGAATTATACTTATATTGATAACCAGGTCGTGCGATGACTCTGACACAGAGATACcatataaaacattttcttttgtaaaactagacaaatttgccaatttaggatatAACCAGTCATACAAATCTTCCCAGAACCCAGtaacatatttacaataaaaaaaataaatggtcaGTCGTTTCGATGTCTTCATTACAAAAAAACACCGTTGTAGTGGTCCAAATTAAAACGGAGTCTTAAAATTCTGCTGAGGGGTACACTTTGTTAATAACTTTATAGTGAACTTCCTTTGCCTTTGGTAAAATTGGAAATTTAAAGAATTTGGATCTTATAAATTCAACATCtttcttagaaaaaaaaatgcaaaattgaaGTTCATTTTGACGAAAATGGGTACATTTCATTCACAAAATTTTTCCGAATTTTGACATTGGGTAATTTTGAATCATTGATATTGAATGCATTTACCAACAGCAGTGGCGGTCCTGGCTACTTTCATGCCCTGGGCGAACCACCCCATCAGCCCCCCCCCGACATCCAAACTACACGTTGATGCAGGCACAGattcgtttttcttttttatttattttttttattttatttttttacattttacaaagACATTTATTGGGTTATGTCATTTAATAATATCTATGTTAATTtcatgaattaaatacaatttatTTGGAAGCAGGAGTTTGTGTTGTGTGGCCTGGGATCATGAGAGGTCAGTCTATCCCCCGCCCCCTTCCTTGCTTTTCCTCTGAGAGTGAGTGGGACTTGTCCCGCTCACTCACTCTGCAGTTGCGAGCAGCTGATCCCCCTCCCGTCtccccctgccttttcttctgacACACACGACtctcagcagcagttgacatgataGTAAGGGGCGCCCTAGCGCCCACTCTACTAACTTGACGTGGAAATGAGCGGTATTAGTCTAGAAAactagcggatttttttttttttttttttttcgagagGGCGCTTGTGCGCCACCAAATAGATTGCGCCCTGGGCGGTCGCCCACATTGCCCATAGCAAAAACCGCCTGTGACCAACAGCAAAGGAAGTGTCGACTCTAGCTTTATTTGAAACGAATTATAAGACATTTTAATAATCGACTTGGGTATTACTTTAATAAGATTGTGATATTGCTTTTTATCAATCCAATTATGTTTGGAAGATAGTCTTTCAAAAGACGCAATATGTCCAGAATCATCAAAGAGGTGCATTGTGATAAAGCAGTGatttatttttgaacagaaTATATCGACAATTCCATAACGGGGTATTGTTGGGACTGAAGTTGTGTTTATAGATCATTCTCCAATCGGTTGTTGTCACCTACGTCATTACCACCACCTGAACCGCCATCTTTCGTGTATCGCAGTGACCAGGACTACATCCCCCGCGGTCACGTttgttttttgacaattttgacaGGAAATGAGACGTGATGGACAGCTTCTTTCTTATGAAGAATTTCTAATAGAAAAAGGATTTCCCATTAAATTTAAAGAATTTCATTCTGTGTTTGACTCCATCCCCAGTGGAATATTAGAACTAATGAAAGAGTATAAAGGACAGAATGACCTAGCCGGTAATGAGAtcctttatttaaataatatagATCTTTTAAGCAAGAAATgtacaaataaacatataaGGGAATCATTCTATAGTAAGAGGAGAATTGTACCTCATGGGAAATTCTTTTTTAATGCACAGTTTGATAATATAAAATGGAGGTTCCTTTTAAATTGTTTGTTTCCAACAAAGTACGGGAATTgcacttgaaaattttacataatataTACCCGACTAACGTGTACTTGTCTCGTTTTAAGGATATTGACAACAAATGTACATTTTGTATGACTGAACCTGAAAGCGGGACTCATTTTTTTATGGTTGCCCCATTAGTGTAAAGTTTTGGACGGATCTTcagaaatatattttatgtcCAACTAAACAAAACATTGACTTGACAGGAAAAGCGATCATTACTGTATTTGAAtccaaagataaaaaaaatgtttactatATTAAATCTTTATATATCGCTAGGGAAATTTCATATTCATaaatctaaatttcaaaaagtaaatccgaactttaagatttttttggttgaatttgaatcatatttcatatcacttaatatacaaaataataaatgcaagtcTACTATAGAAGCTCATGCAAAATTGTTTAGTACTTAATTTCctcttgaattattatttttatttatttatttattttgtgtcttatgatgtaaatatgttgagaTGGTTATATTCTATGTGAACTagttgttttgtattatttgttatttgtatgttttgtattgttcaattaaaaaaaaaaatagaaacgaGACGTGACGTCAGAGTCAAACAAACACGCGGTTTCAGATACAGGGAACAGATGCTGTGCTATGAGTCCTGATGAATGTTCGGAACGtttaagtacacttttttgggcatatttgggctgttccAAGAGAGTCCTGATGCATGTTTAGCGCTTTTTcggtgtattttattttattttttaaaaagcattctcacagtcggacatccgggcattaatgacgtcacacggcgcaacaaagcgtcgccatattgatgaCGGgtcaaaacacgagtcacaagcagttgttcTGTCGTGCagtgtagtacaaacgcgtctttttttccgtcggaatgactaaatgtTGCTGTGTTGTGGGTTGTAAATCAAGGAAggattcggagccgcatttgaagttcttcattcttcctcgtgagaagagaaggagaagcaaatggctgaaagcaatcaatcgagcaaaagtaaaagaagacggttccgtggaccattctcgcctgtgggaacctaaatccaggcacactTACGTTTGCagcagacattttattactggtgagtaaactttaatcgatttttttctgacccaattagctgctaggattcaatagattaGGCAGTGGTTAGTTTTACCGTAACTGACAACTcctaaagcgttatttttctgttGACGTGAACTGCTGTGACTGGTCAATCGGTATGTTATTGGcaaggtgggaattggttattttgccgtgatgtGACTCATGCACTGCGTTCTTGCCTCGTGACACCCCATTTAGTTCTACTACCacggttcacggctaaataacgcttggaggcgaattaccgtttACGGCAGaaacggacatccgggcattaatgacgtcaccagccacaacaaagcgtcgccatattgaaataggggcaaaagacgagtcacaagcagttgctctgtcgtgcattgtaatagaaacgcgttgaactttcgtcttatttgcggtcttttctgtcggaatgactaaaagttgctgtgttgcgggttgtcacacaaggaagagttcggagccgcatttgaagtttttcatacttcctcgtgagaagaaaaggagaaagaaatggctgaaagcaattaatcgatgaacagtAGAAGAAACGGTTCCATGGACTATTCTCGCCTGTGGggacctaaatccaagcacatttacgtttgcagctgacattttattactggtgagtaaactttaatcgattttttgtttgtttcccaattagctgctaggattcaatagactaggcagtggttattattaccgtaacaggcaactcgcaaagcgatatttttcttttgccgtgaactgctctgattagtcaatcggtatattattggcctggtgggaattggttattttgctgtGACGTGTTCacagctaaataacgcttggaggtgaATTACCGGTgatggcagaaataatcactccgtatatactacctgttttttttagttccacacagtacatattccacgtaattgataaaggtcaacttactgggtgactttatgaggtagctgtggggctgttttgcttccaaaggccctgggaaccttgttagggtgcatggcatcatgaattctttgaaataccaggacattttaaatcaaaatctgttgccctctgcccgaaagctgaagatgggtcgtcactgggtctttcagcaagacaatgaccctaaacatatggccaaatctacatagaaatggttcaccagacacaaaatcaagctcctcccatggccatctcagtccccagacctcaaccacattcaaaacctgtggggtgagctgaagaggagaggatccaggtctctggatgatttagagagattctgcaaagaggaatggctgaagatccctctttctgtcttttcccatcttgtgaaacattataggagaagattaggtgctgttttgttggcaaaagggggttgtacaaagtattaacaccaggggtgctaataattgtgacacacattatttgaagtcaaataattatttctttatgtgggattttttcccccactgaataaatgcacttgtattgaaggttggatttttcttttttttttccattaaggtaccatattatttagaagaaaaaaaatattagaagctaaaaaacacagaattattataaatccaataattatagaGGGCCctgtataataaacaaatacagtacttatgtaaagtatgttgaatgtatatatccatcttgtgtcttatctttccattccaacaaatatttacagaaaaatatggcatatttatagatggtttgagttgcgattgattacgattaattaatatttaagctgtaattaactcaattaaaaaattctaatcgtttgacagccctaattacaagacattagctcaaacaaaaacttagcttacgttggtcttaacagggagcagttgggttcagccatgtgaaaagaggcagaccagagggcagtttatccaccctcatcaataaaagtaattgcaaacactttcagaaTAAACTATTAAAacgctttaattaaacgaatactcgaagcaacaaaatttaattcgaatattttttttaatcgaatactcgagttaatcgattaatcgttgcagcactagtttctaccaaaaagttctactttggtttcatctgaccataacactttctcccagtcctcttctggatcatccaaatgctctttagcgaactgtagaggggcctggacgtgtactggcttcagcagggggacacgtctggcagtgcaggatttgagtccctggcggcgcattgtgttactgatggtagcctttgttattgtggtcccagctctctgtaggtcattcacaaggtccccccgtgtggttctgggatttttgctcaccattcttgttatcattttgacgccacggggtgagatcttgcatggagccccagatcgagggagattatcagtggtcttgtatgtcttccattttctaataattgctcccacagttgatttctttacaccaagcgttttacctatggcagattcagtcttcccagtctggtgcaggtctacagttttgtctctggtgtccttcgacagctctttggtcttggccatagtggagtttggagtgtgactgactgaggttgtggacaggtgtcttttataccgatcatgagtttttttccactctaatttggaaataaattctttaaaattcaaacaaggtgattttcagtttttttttttttcttccacatgtctcatggttgaggtttacccatgttgacaattacaggcgtctctaatcttttcaagtaggagaacttgcacaattggtggttgactaaatacttacttgccccactgtaagtcataCACACGAGCCTAATTATTGCAAGTCCTTGTTGTGTTCCCCAATTAAAAATCGTCAATTTTTGGTTTGTAGGTGCTAAGGTCAACATGGAGAACCACCCAGATTATGTACCCTCCATCTTCAAGAAGAAAGAAGATAAATCCAGTACTGGCTCTGAGTGTAAGGTGGCACGATTTGAGAGAGCATCACGGAGATCTACAACAGGTACCTGATTACCTTATCATGCATGAATGTCAAACAGGATCTTgaagtaattttattttatttcttaacaTATTACAGTTCTTGGCAGACGTCAGCCCTTGAATCACCGTCAAAGAGCATCCCTTAAAGCCTGCCCATCTTTAACTTCAAATGAAACAGAATCATCGCATGCCAGTGTCGCTCctcaagatgaaactgattcatCACCTGCTAGAGTCGCCATAAAACTTGAAAATTCTCAAGATTGTAGTAGTGAGTCTGTGTCTCAGGAGTGTGAGAGCGGCACTGTGAGCCAAGAAAACCAGAAGATCGttgaaacaaaaaatgacatttttgatcAAGAAAAGACGACGGTAGCTGATGCGCCTATGTCCAAGCCATTGTCGAGCACTGAGCGAGCCCAGCTGTATGAGGAAATCCAGAATTTGCGAGCAGAACGGGACGGTGCTCTTCAGCGAGTTGCTTACCTTGAAAAGCTCCTGAAAGAAACAAGTATGTATTCTGAGTCTGTGGAAGGAGATGATGAAAAATGCCAAATGATGACAGGAATCAACTGGACCACATTCATGAAAATCTACATGTTTTTATGCCGGTTTGTGGGCAAGAAGAGCACAAACAAATTAAGTATACCACTGCAAGAGCAACTCTTCTTAACTTTGGTGAGACTGAGGCACAACTTGTCATTTGAATTAATTGCATTTTTGAAAGGAATTCCCAAAACGACTGCTATTGATTATTTCTGGCGCTGGATAGACTTGCTGAATGAAAACCTTGGTTTCATGATTAAATGGCCTGACAGAGAAAACATTCGTCACATCAACCCATCAAATAGATTTAGTGTTCTGAAAGGTACACTGTCAAATCGTGTTAAGAGTTTGAAAGATAAAGCGCTGGGCGATACTTTGTCGAACGGCGATAAGATTTTGCGAGTGTGTGCCATTTTGAGCAACGTGGGCTCCAGCATTGTGTTTGATGAACATTAAGCTGAGATCATCTTGCAAATCATTGGGatgcacacattttttttctcaatatttttattagtttgttcaaatgtatttttatagttTGGAATCTGTTTTGACTGTTGCAGCAAATGTGCtttgatttgtattttttaaatttttttttgtaaatttacATGAATAAAGGTTTTGAACAGTAAATGACACCtacattgttattattatttgtctTATTTGAAATGGAACATAAAACAAGATATGATGTAAGTATAGGTTTTATTGCACAAAGATGAAGCAGAACaaaagtacattaaaaaaaaaaaagtgcaaacaCCATAAAAATATTTACGGGTACATGCtatgtaaatttaaaaaaatgcacaacAAGCTCGCTTTCTTTTACGGCAGTCTCATTATTATATGCTATGGAACATAAAACAACATGATATAATGTAAGTATGGCGTTATTTcattttgactaaattcttgtgattttgtccaaagtaCGGCTTTtcgtttgaagtgtgataacaaaGTAATTTCTGAttttcccccccccctttcaaccactcaaaaatgttcagtggcatcagacctatctacacatatatagtttatattttcttaatgccctctatggaccataatagcagtattattctaatagcaaaact
Coding sequences within it:
- the mif4gdb gene encoding MIF4G domain-containing protein B, translated to MENSPEDYRIQSFDLETQILLKTALKDPGSVNLEKVSNIIVDQSLKDQVFSKEAGRICYTIVQAEAKQNNGSVFRRNLLNRLQQEFKDREETRARSLQEWVCFVTFICNIYDYLKVNNMPMVALVQPVYDCLTRLAQPDALLNEEEVDCLVLQLHRIGEQLEKSSNQRMDELFYLLRDGFLLQEGLSSMARLLLLEILEFRAGGWVLSGTAHRYYYSEIAD
- the LOC130904432 gene encoding THAP domain-containing protein 11-like, which gives rise to MTKCCCVVGCKSRKDSEPHLKFFILPREKRRRSKWLKAINRAKVKEDGSVDHSRLWEPKSRHTYVCSRHFITGAKVNMENHPDYVPSIFKKKEDKSSTGSECKVARFERASRRSTTVLGRRQPLNHRQRASLKACPSLTSNETESSHASVAPQDETDSSPARVAIKLENSQDCSSESVSQECESGTVSQENQKIVETKNDIFDQEKTTVADAPMSKPLSSTERAQLYEEIQNLRAERDGALQRVAYLEKLLKETSMYSESVEGDDEKCQMMTGINWTTFMKIYMFLCRFVGKKSTNKLSIPLQEQLFLTLVRLRHNLSFELIAFLKGIPKTTAIDYFWRWIDLLNENLGFMIKWPDRENIRHINPSNRFSVLKGTLSNRVKSLKDKALGDTLSNGDKILRVCAILSNVGSSIVFDEH